Genomic DNA from Coriobacteriia bacterium:
CGATACGCCATGACCGCCCAAATGGCGACGAGGACCGATGCGGCCGCAGAGAGCCAGCCCACGCCGTCGGCAGCCCCAGCTCTCTTGATGCCGTGCAGCGAGAAGAACAACACGAGCCCCGATGCCACTGCGAAGACTATGGCGAACACCGCAGCCAGAGTGGCCGTCTCTCCCCACGACGGCATCACATAGGTACGCGAATACCAGTAGTCCGTCAGCGCATGCGCGACGGGTTGACTCCAATCCAGCGCGGGCCAGATCACGATGGGCAGAACGCCTGCCGCAAACCACCAACCAGCTTTCGCCACGATTCCCCCAAGTCCATGATGCCATGCGCCGTATGGTCAAGCGGAATGTGAGCTACGCCTTCTTCACAAACTCAGACTTCAGCGACATCGGCCCGACTCCTTCAACCTTGCAGTCGATATTGTGGTCTCCGTCGACGAGTCTGATGTTTCTGACCTTCGTTCCCACCTTCACGACCGCCGAGGTGCCCTTGACCTTCAGGTCCTTGATGACGGTGACCGAGTCGCCGTCGCACAGCACATTGCCGTGGACGTCGCGCACGATGAGCCCTGCGTCAGCGTGCTCCAAGGTAGAGCCGATCGGCCACTCGTGCGCGCACTCGGGGCATACGTGGAGATTGCCGTCCTCGTAGACGTGATGAGAGTTGCACTCCGGGCACATGGTGATGTCGCTCAAGTCAGACCGCGTTTCTCTCGTGGGGCGGGCCCTCGAGGGGCCACTGACGGATGATAGCGACTCTGAACCCGCCGAGACAGGTCCGGTCGGGCACAAACACGCGGCCGGTGGCCCTGGCTACGTGTTCGAGGCCCGGTAGTTCACGTAGACCACGCCGTTGTCGAACCGGCGTTCCTCGACCAACTCAAGGTCACGCCTGAAGCCGTCGGGAAGCGTTCGTGTGCCCCCGCCGACTATGACCGGGAACACGAAGAAGGCGTAGTGATCGACGAGCCCTGCGCCGATCGCCGCAGCGGCGAGTCCGGGACCGCTGACCGAGATATCACGGGGACTCTCGGACTTCAGCGTTCGAATGCTCTCGGGATCAAATGCGCGTTCGAGGCGAGTCCGTGCACTCGAGGGTGCGTCGAGTGTGGTGGAGTACACGACCTTGTCGGCCGCCCGCCACGCCTGCGCGAACTCCGAGATGATCGGTGGCTCTCCATCGTCAAGGCCGAGGGTTTCCCAGGCGATCATGATCTCGTACATGCGCCGACCGTAGAGATAGGTCCCGACGGTGCGCTCCAATTCGTTGGCGAACGCATGAACCTGCTCATCGGGCATCGCCCAGTCGAACCGGCCGGCAGCATCGGAGACGTAGCCATCAAGCGACTCGAGCATCGAGTAGATGAGCTTACCCATGTGGATCGGCCTCCAGGGTGTTGGCGGCAGCCACCTCGAGGTCGCTACCACGGCTCAATCGAGTCACCCACCGCACGATGTCGTCTGCAACCTGCTCGTGAACGAGGTCATTGTGCGGCTCATGGAGCGTGCCGGGGTAGAGCCGCAGGGTCTTGTCGGCGTTCGGGGCCGCCGCGAAGAGCGCTTTGGCACCCGAGGGACAGTTGAGTGGGTCGTCGGCTCCGTGCAACACGAGCAGCGGCAGATCGACGCGATGCAGGTCGTGCTTGAGCTGAGCGACGGTGTCCAGACTCTCCGTCCCCCACCGCACGGTGGCGCGGCCGGTGACCAGCGGGTCTGCTCGGAAAGCGGCGACCGCGTCCTCGTCGTGGGTCAACGAGCTCGCGTCGATGCCCAGACTCACGGAAATCTTCGGGAACACGTCGGTCAGGAGCCGTGCCATCGCGATCTGTACCGGGCCTGCGACCCCGATGGGCTCAAGCGCGACCCCGCTTATCACGGCGCCTGCCAGTCCGTCCGGGTACGCGACGAGGTAGTCCAAGACGACGAGCGAGCCCATGCTGTGTCCGTAGAGAACCACGGGCACTCCCGGATGCTGATCGGTCACCAACCCGAGGAACACTCTCAAGTCCTCGCGGTATTGTGTCCAGCGATCGATGTGCACCCGCACGCCGTCGGAGCGGCCGTGCCCGCGCTGGTCGAAGGCGTGAACAGCGATTCCTGCGTCCGTCAGCGCGCCGACGACAGTGCCATAGCGACCGCAGTGCTCGCCGACGCCGTGCACGAGCACGACAAGCGCCGTCGGGTCGTCCTGCGGCTCCCAGACGCAGCGGAACAGCGTGATGCCGTCGGAGCCCTCGAAGTGCTGCTCGGTGTGGCGTGCGGTATCGGCCGTCACTTGTCGGGGACCATCTTGATGACCTGCCACTTGGTCGCAGAGGGCTCCCACTGGAGGTGCACCGAGAAGCTCATCGGAGTCGAAGCCTCGGACGACGCGGGCGAGACGACGATAGTGGCCACCCCTCGGCGGGTGAGGTTCTCGTTTCCGGGGGTACGCGCCGTGTAGAGGCCGGGGTCGGTGCCGAGGGTCTCGGGAACGCTGGCTGCCATGGCCGCGATCTCGCTGTCCGAGGGCGTGCGTCCCATGTACCCGGCGATAGCGGCCGCATCACGTTTCGCCACCGCAGCCACGAAGCCTGTGGCGGTAGCACGTGCCGCATCTCCACGCTGTTCGCCAGCGGTTGTCCCCTGCGTGCACCCGCTTAGAGCAAGTAGCCCGAGAGTCACGAGTAGCAGCAGTGTGATGGTTCGGATTCTCATGATGCTCCAGTCAGTCGACGGCGTGGCTAGGCGTCGCATGAGCCGCACGCCCAGAAGGATAGCGCAGCGCATCGGGTGGGCGGTGAGACGGTCCCTGCGTGACCCCAGAGACGCTCATGAGCACTCCGAATCCACCGAGATGACCGTCTTGCTCGACACGTGCGCCTCATCAACGTAGCGGAAGGCGTCGCGCGTCTCCTCGAAGCTGTAGACGCGATCGATGACGGGTCTGACCTTCCCGGCGTCAATGAGATCCGCCAGTGCTGACAGGTCCGCAGTGTTGTTGATCGCAACGAAGGGCGCACCCTGCTGCTTCACGAACGGAGCCGTGAGGGCCGCAGCGATGATCCAGCCCATGCCGGCATGACCACTGCTCGGGAGGTGGATGCCACCCGGTGCGAGCGCCCGCCGGGTCTGGGCGAGTGTGTGGCTGGCCACGTTGTCCAGGATGACGTCGTAGCGAGCGCTCCCCTGGGTGAAATCCTCTTTCGAGTAGTCGATGACCGAGTCCGCTCCCAGCGCGGCGACCATCTCCGCATTGCGCGCGCTACACACACCCGTGACCTCGGCCCCGAGCGCCTTGGCGATTTGCACAGCGAACGTCCCCACGCCGCCCGATGCCCCGTTGATGAGCACCCGGCTTCCCGCATGCACCTTCCCGTGATCTCGAAGCGCGATGAGTGCGGTGCAGGCTGACGTGGGTACCGATGCGGCTTCCTGAAACGTCAGGGCGTTTGGCTTGGCCGCAATGCGGCGTACGTCGGCTCGGGCGAACTCGGCACACGAGCCGTGGCACTCGCCGTAGACCTCATCGGCGACACGAAGTTCTGTGACGCCAGGGCCGACGGCGGTGATGACGCCTGCGAAGTCGAGTCCGACGACGTGATCGGGCTTGGGTTTAGGGAAGCCGATGGCGAGCCGAGCCGGGAAGGGCTTGCCGCGCATCATGAAGCGGTCCCCCGCCGCAAGCGATACCGCGCAGACGCGGACGAGTACCTCACCCGGTCCGGGTGATGGAGTGTCGAGTTGCGCGGGCGAGATGACGTCAGCAGAGCCGTAGCCCGTCTGTATGAACGCCTTCACGTGCGCTACCTGCTCTTTGCGGTGTTGAGTTGAATGGCATCGCGGACGAGACCCATCAGGCCTTCGGCATCGATGGTGTCACCCTCGAACCAGTCGATGGCACGCCGCGTGTTGCCGTCGAGCCCGGAGTTGAAGAGGCTCGACGGATCCTCGAGCGCGGCGCCCTTGGCAAACGTCGTCTTGACGTGGTCCTTGTAGGTCTCGCCCGTGCAGATGAGCCCATCGTGGTACCAAGCCGGCACACCCCGCCACTTCCACTCTTCGACAACCTGCGGATCCGCTTCCTTGATGAGCGATCGGAGTTGGGAGAGCAGCTCGCCTCGCCAGTCGTTCAGCTCCGCGATCCGCGCGTCAATCAGCGCAGAGGGTGTATCTGATCGGTCCTGCTTGCCGTCTGCCATCTCACATATCTCCTTCACGAGCCGGGGGATCGGTCGCCGAGCAGGTGGTCTGCCAGGGGGCCTCGAGGCTCTCGCGAATGTCCGAGACCGCCCGTTCGAGGTCTGCAGCGGTCCGCATCGAGGTCTCCATGGGGAAGCTGGTCGTCACGAAGTGTTGCGCATACGGGAACACGGCAGCCTCGAACGGCATGGGGTCAAGCATTCCGGCACCGAACGTGTTCTCGCACAGCGAGATGTCCTCGAGCGGGATCTTGAGGGCCTGCGCCATCTCTCCGGGATCGAAGATCAGGCTGAACGGCTTGGTGGACTGCTGCAGTTCACCGCCATAGTCAACCGACAGGTTGCCCTCGACCCAGAGTCGCTGGTCGAGTGCTGTCTGCGTGCCGCGCGTCATGTCGGCGACGAGCGCGAGTCGGTTGTCCGACTCCGCACCCTCTACGTCGACGAGAACCTCACCTCTGTACGACGTCGTGACGACCGAGTGCGAGGTGCTGGGCAGGGTGAATCCTCGGCTTGGGTCGT
This window encodes:
- a CDS encoding alkylphosphonate utilization protein, with protein sequence MSDITMCPECNSHHVYEDGNLHVCPECAHEWPIGSTLEHADAGLIVRDVHGNVLCDGDSVTVIKDLKVKGTSAVVKVGTKVRNIRLVDGDHNIDCKVEGVGPMSLKSEFVKKA
- a CDS encoding dihydrofolate reductase family protein, encoding MGKLIYSMLESLDGYVSDAAGRFDWAMPDEQVHAFANELERTVGTYLYGRRMYEIMIAWETLGLDDGEPPIISEFAQAWRAADKVVYSTTLDAPSSARTRLERAFDPESIRTLKSESPRDISVSGPGLAAAAIGAGLVDHYAFFVFPVIVGGGTRTLPDGFRRDLELVEERRFDNGVVYVNYRASNT
- a CDS encoding alpha/beta hydrolase, which translates into the protein MTADTARHTEQHFEGSDGITLFRCVWEPQDDPTALVVLVHGVGEHCGRYGTVVGALTDAGIAVHAFDQRGHGRSDGVRVHIDRWTQYREDLRVFLGLVTDQHPGVPVVLYGHSMGSLVVLDYLVAYPDGLAGAVISGVALEPIGVAGPVQIAMARLLTDVFPKISVSLGIDASSLTHDEDAVAAFRADPLVTGRATVRWGTESLDTVAQLKHDLHRVDLPLLVLHGADDPLNCPSGAKALFAAAPNADKTLRLYPGTLHEPHNDLVHEQVADDIVRWVTRLSRGSDLEVAAANTLEADPHG
- a CDS encoding NAD(P)-dependent alcohol dehydrogenase encodes the protein MKAFIQTGYGSADVISPAQLDTPSPGPGEVLVRVCAVSLAAGDRFMMRGKPFPARLAIGFPKPKPDHVVGLDFAGVITAVGPGVTELRVADEVYGECHGSCAEFARADVRRIAAKPNALTFQEAASVPTSACTALIALRDHGKVHAGSRVLINGASGGVGTFAVQIAKALGAEVTGVCSARNAEMVAALGADSVIDYSKEDFTQGSARYDVILDNVASHTLAQTRRALAPGGIHLPSSGHAGMGWIIAAALTAPFVKQQGAPFVAINNTADLSALADLIDAGKVRPVIDRVYSFEETRDAFRYVDEAHVSSKTVISVDSECS
- a CDS encoding DUF1801 domain-containing protein, which codes for MADGKQDRSDTPSALIDARIAELNDWRGELLSQLRSLIKEADPQVVEEWKWRGVPAWYHDGLICTGETYKDHVKTTFAKGAALEDPSSLFNSGLDGNTRRAIDWFEGDTIDAEGLMGLVRDAIQLNTAKSR